From the Dunckerocampus dactyliophorus isolate RoL2022-P2 chromosome 12, RoL_Ddac_1.1, whole genome shotgun sequence genome, one window contains:
- the sgcg gene encoding gamma-sarcoglycan isoform X1, translating into MQKNIIQVMMVGEQYISTTTEGSSGPRPVPEHIHKIGIYGWRKRCLYLFVLLLVVMLVVNLAFTVWIFRVMWFNPEGMGLLQVHSDGVKLEDGGSEFLLPLYTQEIHSREDSPLLVHSETENVSLNARDESGNVTGRTSVGPKQAEGHAANVLLSSQNDNMLFSADGKQAAIGPDKLRITGWSLPLARSVWTRQRAFTSKPWRETSKLRPTWTLSCSPAWDCWCWIQRRCACPVCPKVKEEFQATFRVSTRSASVPVEKSSCPRRASHPLAVTIRSAKILLLYFYVGVELLPAGGVLAGGHHVVMAGQ; encoded by the exons TAATGATGGTGGGCGAGCAGTACATCAGCACCACCACGGAGGGCAGCAGTGGGCCAAGGCCGGTGCCCGAGCACATCCACAAGATTGGCATCTACGGCTGGAGGAAGCGCTGCCTCTACCTCTTCGTGCTGCTACTCGTCGTCATGCTGGTGGTCAACCTGGCTTTCACAGTCTGGATCTTCAGGGTCATGTGGTTCAACCCG GAAGGGATGGGCCTCCTGCAAGTCCACTCTGACGGCGTCAAGCTGGAGGACGGCGGATCCGAGTTCCTGCTGCCCCTCTACACTCAGGAGATCCACTCCAGAGAA GACTCTCCTCTTCTTGTGCACTCAGAAacagaaaatgtttccctcaaCGCCCGAGACGAAAGCGGCAACGTGACAGGGAGGACGTCTGTGG GTCCAAAACAGGCTGAGGGACACGCTGCCAACGTGCTCCTCAGCtcccaaaatgacaacatgCTGTTCAGTGCAGACGGCAAGCAGGCTGCCATCGGACCCGACAAACTACGCATCACAG GTTGGAGTCTCCCACTCGCTCGCTCAGTATGGACGCGCCAAAGGGCGTTCACCTCAAAGCCTTGGCGGGAAACATCGAAGCTGCGTCCAACATGGACGTTGTCCTGCAGTCCAGCGTGGGACTG CTGGTGCTGGATTCAGAGACGGTGCGCATGCCCAGTCTGCCCCAAAGTCAAGGAGGAGTTCCAGGCAACGTTCAGGGTCTCTACGAGGTCTGCGTCTGTCCCAGTGGAAAAGTCTTCCTGTCCAAGGCGGGCGTCACATCCACTTGCAGTGACAATCAGGAGTGCTAAGATTttattactgtacttttatgtGGGAGTGGAGCTCCTACCAGCAGGGGGCGTGCTAGCTGGAGGACATCATGTTGTCATGGCTGGGCAATGA
- the sgcg gene encoding gamma-sarcoglycan isoform X2 codes for MQKNIIQVMMVGEQYISTTTEGSSGPRPVPEHIHKIGIYGWRKRCLYLFVLLLVVMLVVNLAFTVWIFRVMWFNPEGMGLLQVHSDGVKLEDGGSEFLLPLYTQEIHSREDSPLLVHSETENVSLNARDESGNVTGRTSVGPKQAEGHAANVLLSSQNDNMLFSADGKQAAIGPDKLRITGSEGALFQHSVEVPLLKSELLRDLRLESPTRSLSMDAPKGVHLKALAGNIEAASNMDVVLQSSVGLLVLDSETVRMPSLPQSQGGVPGNVQGLYEVCVCPSGKVFLSKAGVTSTCSDNQEC; via the exons TAATGATGGTGGGCGAGCAGTACATCAGCACCACCACGGAGGGCAGCAGTGGGCCAAGGCCGGTGCCCGAGCACATCCACAAGATTGGCATCTACGGCTGGAGGAAGCGCTGCCTCTACCTCTTCGTGCTGCTACTCGTCGTCATGCTGGTGGTCAACCTGGCTTTCACAGTCTGGATCTTCAGGGTCATGTGGTTCAACCCG GAAGGGATGGGCCTCCTGCAAGTCCACTCTGACGGCGTCAAGCTGGAGGACGGCGGATCCGAGTTCCTGCTGCCCCTCTACACTCAGGAGATCCACTCCAGAGAA GACTCTCCTCTTCTTGTGCACTCAGAAacagaaaatgtttccctcaaCGCCCGAGACGAAAGCGGCAACGTGACAGGGAGGACGTCTGTGG GTCCAAAACAGGCTGAGGGACACGCTGCCAACGTGCTCCTCAGCtcccaaaatgacaacatgCTGTTCAGTGCAGACGGCAAGCAGGCTGCCATCGGACCCGACAAACTACGCATCACAG GTTCTGAAGGAGCTTTGTTCCAGCATTCCGTGGAGGTTCCTCTCCTCAAGTCTGAGCTCTTGAGAGACCTGAG GTTGGAGTCTCCCACTCGCTCGCTCAGTATGGACGCGCCAAAGGGCGTTCACCTCAAAGCCTTGGCGGGAAACATCGAAGCTGCGTCCAACATGGACGTTGTCCTGCAGTCCAGCGTGGGACTG CTGGTGCTGGATTCAGAGACGGTGCGCATGCCCAGTCTGCCCCAAAGTCAAGGAGGAGTTCCAGGCAACGTTCAGGGTCTCTACGAGGTCTGCGTCTGTCCCAGTGGAAAAGTCTTCCTGTCCAAGGCGGGCGTCACATCCACTTGCAGTGACAATCAGGAGTGCTAA
- the sgcg gene encoding gamma-sarcoglycan isoform X3: protein MMVGEQYISTTTEGSSGPRPVPEHIHKIGIYGWRKRCLYLFVLLLVVMLVVNLAFTVWIFRVMWFNPEGMGLLQVHSDGVKLEDGGSEFLLPLYTQEIHSREDSPLLVHSETENVSLNARDESGNVTGRTSVGPKQAEGHAANVLLSSQNDNMLFSADGKQAAIGPDKLRITGWSLPLARSVWTRQRAFTSKPWRETSKLRPTWTLSCSPAWDCWCWIQRRCACPVCPKVKEEFQATFRVSTRSASVPVEKSSCPRRASHPLAVTIRSAKILLLYFYVGVELLPAGGVLAGGHHVVMAGQ, encoded by the exons ATGATGGTGGGCGAGCAGTACATCAGCACCACCACGGAGGGCAGCAGTGGGCCAAGGCCGGTGCCCGAGCACATCCACAAGATTGGCATCTACGGCTGGAGGAAGCGCTGCCTCTACCTCTTCGTGCTGCTACTCGTCGTCATGCTGGTGGTCAACCTGGCTTTCACAGTCTGGATCTTCAGGGTCATGTGGTTCAACCCG GAAGGGATGGGCCTCCTGCAAGTCCACTCTGACGGCGTCAAGCTGGAGGACGGCGGATCCGAGTTCCTGCTGCCCCTCTACACTCAGGAGATCCACTCCAGAGAA GACTCTCCTCTTCTTGTGCACTCAGAAacagaaaatgtttccctcaaCGCCCGAGACGAAAGCGGCAACGTGACAGGGAGGACGTCTGTGG GTCCAAAACAGGCTGAGGGACACGCTGCCAACGTGCTCCTCAGCtcccaaaatgacaacatgCTGTTCAGTGCAGACGGCAAGCAGGCTGCCATCGGACCCGACAAACTACGCATCACAG GTTGGAGTCTCCCACTCGCTCGCTCAGTATGGACGCGCCAAAGGGCGTTCACCTCAAAGCCTTGGCGGGAAACATCGAAGCTGCGTCCAACATGGACGTTGTCCTGCAGTCCAGCGTGGGACTG CTGGTGCTGGATTCAGAGACGGTGCGCATGCCCAGTCTGCCCCAAAGTCAAGGAGGAGTTCCAGGCAACGTTCAGGGTCTCTACGAGGTCTGCGTCTGTCCCAGTGGAAAAGTCTTCCTGTCCAAGGCGGGCGTCACATCCACTTGCAGTGACAATCAGGAGTGCTAAGATTttattactgtacttttatgtGGGAGTGGAGCTCCTACCAGCAGGGGGCGTGCTAGCTGGAGGACATCATGTTGTCATGGCTGGGCAATGA